CTCTAAGAGCTGTGCCAACCGACTCTAGTGACACCCCTAGCCCTCCAGTCCCATCCCAGAATTCCAGAATTCCCATCATTCACCCGGGGATACTACCTGGAGGCTTGTTGTAAAATACAGGAGGCGGAACCTTTGCACATGGCTCTTCTGATTGGGCGAACTCTTCCTCCTGTGACTGACTGAAGTATCCTTCGCTGGCCTGCTGGGGtttgttatttggttttgttttgtttgtttatttagttagtttaaTAAAAGCTTAGGTCACCAGGACCCAACTGTCAGGACAACAGCTGATCTATCAGGCCTGAGCCTGTTTCCCCAGCAACCACTCTTGGAATCCTTGGTTGCTGGGGAAACACAGATGCCTGCCAGGGAACGAATGGCAGAGATGGAAAGGGGCGTGGCATAGAGCTGCTTCTCAATATGGATCTACAAGCAATCCGCCCTCCCCCTCCGCACTGAATACTGTCCCTCCCACCAGGCTCCCCCTGTCCCACCTGGGTCCCCTCCTTTTGAGTGGTCTCTCCATTGGTCAGCAGGTGAGGTTCTGgctccagctcctgctccagcaccTGATCTACCTCCTCTAGAGCTGAGGGCATAGTTAGGACCTGGGAGGCAGCCAGCGTTTCTCCTACTTCCTCCTCTGGGTCACAGAAGGTGGCTGGAGGTTCTGGCAGCTCATCAaaattaagaaggttagcacagCCTTCGCCTACCGGCGGCAGCGGCTCCTGAGCGGCCTCATTCAGCAGGGGCACCTCTGCCAGGGAGGCCTCAGCACCTGAGGGTGGTGTGGGCACCCTGGGTTCAGCCTGAAGTGTTGAGGCCTCTTCCCCGTTGCCAGGCCATAGATCAATGAGGCTGGCAGCGGCAGGGGTGACGTTGTTGGCAATAGTGGTGTCAGTAGTGGCAGTGGTGGTCTCAATGGTGTCAGCTGCATGGACATCAGCTACTGaggtgacagaggcagcaggctcCGCAGGGGCAGCCAGGGCAGCCTGCTCTGGAGATTCTGTGCACATCGAGTCCTCCAGGGGGCTGCTTTGCAACAGGGGAGGTTCCTGTGCCTGAGGGGGCTCTGCCGCACAGCCAGCCCAGACCTCAGGAGCTGCTGTTACTTTGGCCTCCTTGCTGAGCTCTTCATCCAGGCTTGGGGTAGTCTCCTGGGCCTCTGTGGCAGTGCACATGAAGGACACAATACAGTCAGCCCCCTTGGGGAAGGATAGATGCCCTGGGCCAGTGTACCATGTCCACCCACTGAAGAGTGACGAGTTTGAGACTTCTGGGTAAATTTGAGATACCTTCTACTACAGCTGTACCTCCCTATCCTTTCACCcactcttttcatttttatgttttgaaagattcatttttattatgtatacagcatccTGCCTACGTGTACGCCtccaggtcagaagagggtgccagatctcattataggtggttgtgagccaccatgtggatgctgggaattgaactcaggacctcagggagagcaaccagtgctcttaacctcggagccatctctccagccctcaccaaCTTTTTTTAAACCACCAGGAGGAAGGCCACATTCCTCAGTGATGAGCCACTGAGGGTTAGAGAAGGCATTGTCTAAGAGCAACACCAGGGCGCTCCTCTGCTATAGCCACTTCCTTAGCAGTGTAGTGTTGGTGAGGATTGGTCCAAGTTCTTTGAACTATGTTACTGTGGCAACCTAGGGTTCCCTACCCAGAGACTGATGGAAGGATAGGTACCGGTGGGGCCCTTCTCTTACCTTGAgttggtggaggtggtggaggtggaggtggaggctgcGAGGATGTGACCTCATCCAGGGCCCTCTCGATCTGCTCAGCGATGGGGGTAGAGGCTGTGCTGGAATCAGATGGGCTCCGGGTGGGAATAGGAGTGGGTGCCATCCTCCGGTGGCTGTCCAGGTGGCTGCCTGCGGAGCAAATGCCCAGGCTAGTGAGTGAGGAAGTGGGAGCCAGGTGGAATCAGGACTATCCACCTTGTGTCTCAAGTGTGGGTGGGGGCTGTGAGCTCCCCAGGCCCCCCAGGGGCCAGATTGCTGCTCCAGACCCTGTGAACCAGGCCGCTGGGGGCCAGTGCCCTACAGGGCCAGGGACAAGAGGCAGGTAGTACCTGCTCTGGGGACAAACACCAGCAGTCGGCAGTCAGGCTGGGGGAGAAAGGGCGAGGGGGCTGCTGGGAAGCGGGGCCCTCCTTACCCCACCCTGCCGAGGCCTGGGGCTGCTACCTacatgggagggaggaagagaggtttGGGGTGCGGTGGCAGGTGATATAGGGAAAGGGAGTCcgtggaggggaagaggaggaagaggaggaggaggaaggcccaCTGTCCGATGCCTTTATGAAAGGGCAGTACGGACGACCTgccgagagagagacagacagagaaagagacagaggacaAGAGAGGGTcagtctcccccacccctgccccaaggCCTCACCCACCCCCAGGGCCAGCCCTAGATGTCCAAGCCACCTTCAGCCAGGGTGCACATTCAGCCAAGCTGGGCCACAGCCTCAAGCCATCTGATGCCTCCCACCAACCAGCACCAgatacacacatgggcacacaacAGCCAGCCTCTGTGTAGCAGCACGAATGAGTCTAGTCTGCCATGCTCCTGGAACCCCGGCAACATGACCAAGCACACAGAAGATGCAAATGCTCACACCGGCAGACAAGAAATGAAAGGGTGCTTCCAAGGGGAGGCAGAAGCTACACAAGGAGAAGCCAAACAAGCGAGCCGAGAGAACCACTGCTCCAGGATGCTCACACTGCAGGACAGAGCAAGATCCCACCCTCCATGCATCCAAAGCCTTCGGGCCAGACCTAGTCCAACCCTGCAGGGAAACTCCCAACACCAGCAGTGTGTCTGAAGCTTCACCAAATCTTCCCAACTGGCCTTGAGTACCAGCCATACTCAGCCAATGCCGGACATTGACAGTGCCCCCCAACCCAGCCCCTCCGGGGGTGCCACCACCTGGAAAGCTGGGGGTGGAAGCACACTGAAGGGGGTCTTGCCTTCTCCAAGGAGTCCTTCCTTGGGCAAGGCTTCTTTTCCAAGAAGAAGTCCCAGAGGGAATTAGGGCCATAGTCTGAGGAGTACTGATTGGGCAAGGAGGGGGCCAAGGACTACCTGGTCGGTGGTTGAAGGGTGCAGGCGCAGGCGCGTCACAGCTGCCACCAGAGGCCGATGCCACTCGTTCCTGCTGTCTGAAGAACTCCCGTGGGTTATCAGGCCGCTGGGCAATGATGGCAGCCGCCTCCTGAGGGCACAAGGGAAGAGTTAGAGAGCTGGGCGGGGCTAGCAGTCTGAGCCAGCCCCGCCCATCCGTCTCACTTGCCACTCCCCCCGCTCTCACCTCCACCTCTGACTCCGACTTCTTCATCTGGgactcttcctcttcatcccgcTGGTCACCCTGGAAAACCAAAGGGACAATGTCCTGAGTGGTTCTTTCCAACCCCGCAGAATCTCAAAGGTGGCGCTTTGTTCCTCTCAGAATTCAGGTCCACAGCCTCCTCTTTCAATGTCTGCAGCCACCTCATCCCCAGACCGGCCAGCCAGGCCTTGAGCCGCTGATTCATCTACGTCCCATCTAACCAGGTATCTGGGATCACTCAGAATATTCCTGGTCCCTTAGCTAGCTTAAGTCACACCAAGCACGGACTGAATATGGCCCATGGACTAGGTATTGTTCCAATGCCATATTttaaagccattaaaaaaaagaaaacaaaaacaaaacacattatttttatgtgtgtggatgttctGCCTGCCTGGATGTCTGCTCACCAggtgcatgcagtgccctcagaggccaaaagagggcgttGTATCCCTAGAATTGGAGACACAGATGGCTCCGGACATGTGggcgctggggattgaacccagatcttctggaagagaaaccggtgctcttcactgctgctgagccctctcttcagGCCCCAAATAGCAAGGTTTTAAACCCACATAAATTAAGCTGCTATCACTAAGAAGTTCAGTTTCATGATGAACTGAAAATAGAATCTGGTTTCTTATTTTGTCATCCGAGGCATCGTACCCAGGTCCTCAAAGAAGCCAAGCGAATGCTTTAGCAGTGACTACAccttttatggttttattttgagacagagtctcattaaactgttagactggccttgaacttttggttTTACCACCTCCcctggcttttgttttggttttttttttttcttttttttttttttttttgagacagaatctctcacagCCCCTCAGAGTATCTAGtttgtattctctctctgtctctcctctctctctctctctctctctctggctgtgTGACTCTGTCCCACCCTGGGAGTTGGGGTGGAGGCTTGCTGGACAGCGCTCTGCCTCTGAGCTGCACACTCAAGCCCCTAGTTTCCCTACACAGTGGTGACAGCCCAGTTCACTGCAGTCCCCCACTCCCTAATTCCCATTTGGCCATTTCTTGGCTTATGTTTTAAGACTGAAGCCCAGGACTGTAGGTGGGCAGGCCCCTTGCTTGGCTCCGTTCCCCTTCCTCAGTCTGATCTAGTCTTCTTCACGTCTCCAACCCCACCATCTATCCTGGCTCCAACTCGCCCACATCCTCTGCTAGATGTGGACATAATGTCCTCTACATGCTCCAGTCACAGCCTAGAGTCGTCATCCCGTTTCCCAACCCCATCCTTTGGCATCGGAGGCCAGCTCACGTCACACCTCTTCCAGTCTCTCCAGTTTTAAGGCCTCTGCTTGGTCACTAACTCCAGAGCAAGAAGTCCCTGGTTCATTTAGGTCATTTCCTTTTCTGGGTCCCCTCAGGGAGCTCCCAGCAGATACCACAGACTGCACAGCAttgtgtttcctgtttctggGGTCACTTCCCTCACCCTCAGTGAGCAACACCGGATGAAGCCCCAAGTCTATGTGAACGGCCAGCATGGGGCTGGTATGTGTTTGTTCAATGGAACTCTCTATATCAAAAGTCTCTTAGTTGGCATCTTCTGTCATTCATGGGGCAAACTGGGCAGAAGGGGCAAGAGCTAGGTGAAGAACAGAAcctttttcttatatttcttactTTATATAGCTGGGTGGTCTGGAGCTCACagcctagaccaggctggcctcgaagtcacagtgatctgtctgcctctgctttcctggtgttgggattacaggcttgtgccaccactcctggctcagAGTTTGACCTTTGAGCATATAACCTAGACCTTATTTTTCTGCCATCAAAGAAAGGGGCAGATATAGGCTGGAGAGTTGTCTCCGTGGGTAAAGCATGTACTTCTCAAGTTTGGATCCTCAGCAAGACACATACTGAGCTGGGCAGAGAACATAGATCTATATCACCAACATTtgagcagaggcagagagccCTGGGGCTCACTAGCTGAACAGTAAGCAGGTTCaaagagagagcctgtctcaaaaaaatacagTGCGTAGCTACAGAGGGAGACACCAGAAGCGGACCTCTGGTCTTTACAAGTGCATGATGGGTAAATGCACTATCCataccacaaatacacacacacacacacacacacacacacacacacacacacacaccataaaaggAAGAGATTATGCTTATCAGAGAGGTGTTAACTGTGAATAATGTCAACATCACTGAAACAAGTTAGAGCTGTAggtaggagggagaggaagactcAGGGGTCAAAGCATTGCTGTGCCTAAGTGTTCTGACACATGAGAACCCAAGGCCAGAAGGgaactcaggggctggagagatggctctgtggttaggagtccttgctgctcttgtagaggacccaggtttggttcccagcacccacatgctggctcacaaccatctgtaactccagttctaggagagccaCTATCTTCTGAATTCTGCAGGCGCTGCAGACACACAGTGCACAAGCATAcaggcaggcagaacactcatatacCTGAGTAAACAAGTAAACTCACTGACAGGAGAGAGAGCATACAGCGCCTACGCATTCCTAATTTAAATCATTTTAGCTAGATAGTGGTggcacccagcacttgggatgcagtgTCAGGTTGATCcttatgagttcaaggacagcctggtctatagagcaagttccagggctacagagaaacccatttttgggtggtggtgggggatcaTTTTAGAGTGCTAAATTTCAGCTCCCGGTGGGACCTTTCTTGGAGCACAGCTGGCTACAATGTTGCTACATCGTTACTTTCCTATGAGATACTTTGAAGCAGTGGATTAACTCTTGAAGAAGAGCAAAACCTCTGCAGCCATTGCTTAAGATGCTGGTGACTGACAAAGATGAAGGGCAAATTCAGAAGTCACTACACTAATCTACTTCTCTGTGTGCACGCACACCTTGGAAATTCCTACAAAACGTGGCTTTTTCAAAAGATCTTGCTGTGAATGGCTGTGCACAATATAGATTGGGACAGCAAcagtggaggaggaggctgcCCCAGAGCCTGTCTATGTGTTCAGTCCCTAACAACACTGGCCTACATTCAGGCAGGAGCTCTGAGTCCTTTCATTATGAAGCCTACCTAATTCTCAAGCCCCCCAGCCCCAAATGCAGAGCCCAAGACTAATACACCCCAAGGACCCCAGGTCTCAAGGCGGAAGCAGTGGAGGAGCCAGGTCAGCGAGGGTCTGAGTCAAGGTggattttcttttccaatttggagAAAAACGtcgaaaaaaaatgttttgttgttgctgctgctgttatttgtctgtttgtttttcacaCAAACACCAGGAACCCACAAGATAGGTGTTGGACCTGACACACTCATGATAGGGATGCCCACGCATGCCCTCAGAGGGCAGAACACACAGACCAGCCTCACGTTCCTGGCCAGGCACAAGAGCCCTGGAAAAGAACTTACAAAGATAGACTGCTCCTTTAACCTCCTCTTGGCTTCTTCAGCTTCCAGACTCTGCTGTTTCCTCCTGGAAGGAGAAGTGCAGGGAAGCCCCTTCAGGGTGGACTGGGGGCAGTAGGCTGGGGCGGTGGGCGGGGGCggtgggcggggcggggcggggcggggtggcCCTTCGCCTGGGGCCTGAGCTTACCTGTGCTCCTCAATCTGCTGCTCCCGCTCCCGGTAGCGCCGCTCACGTTCTTCCTGCTCCTGCCGCTCCTGCTCCATCCGTTCCTGTTCAAACCTGAGCCTGGCGTCCAGAGCCTTCTTCCGCTCCTCCTCCTTCCGcagctcttcctccttctgcacccCACACCCAGGAAGGACAAGCCCTGAGCCCAGGCCAGCCTCGGCCCTTCCAATTCTACTCCCAcccaggctggggaggtggccttCTGGGAATTAGGGGGATGAGCCCTGTGTGCAGGAGACCAAAAGGGTTTGCTCTTTCAGCCGAGAGAGGTCAGAGCTACCCCGCAGGCTCAGGTAGGGACACCTGGGCCTGAAGGCTACAGCATTGCCCACCTTGGCCTGCTCCCAAAACTGCTCACGGTTAATCCGCTTCATCTCCACTGCTGCATCCGTCTTCTGGTAGGTGGTACCCTGCAGAGTCAAGTGCCTGGGCATGAGCGCAAGAGCAGACCCAAGGCACAGTCCAGTACTCACATGTGCAGAATGAGGGCTAAGAGGGCCTGGGGAGGCCCGACTGGGGACCAGGTCACACAGGTGACACGAGACCAGCCTGTCCCGGGAATACACTGACCACCGGTTCAGCATTTTCATCCTCCCGAAGGCGCAGGCGGTGCAATACTGGGCTGGAGAGCCGTGCCAGTCCATTGGAGAGCCGCTGCCCAATGGCACCAGCATCGATGTCTTCCACACTGCTGGCATTCACAATGACATCAACACCCTTCCATACAAAAAGCAGTGTTTAGGTGGTATCCGAATTCCCATCACCAACCCCAGCATACAAACCTGGCCCTAGGTGACCAACCGTACCCACTTCAGACCTGGTCCCAACATACCTGGAAGAATTCAGCCACCTTGGCCACATGACTGGCGCAAGCACATTTTCGGGCATCAGGCACATCCTCACCAACCTGCAATGTGCCCAGTGAAGAGGGGCTCAGGACGGGAGGAGTGGGCAACAGCCCACTGGCCCAACAGCCTGAAGGCAAAGCAGCCTATGGGCCCAGGCTATCTTCCCAAGAACTAGTGTAGGCTTTTTCCTCCAGCAGTGGCTATGGGTGGAATGTGGCCGCTCCGGGGCCTTCAGCTCCCAGCCCCATCCCACAGCCACATACCCAGTTGATGAGCACATATTTTGGCAGGGCAGCTTGGGAGTCCTTGACGCTGCAGAAACCATACATCACTTTCTGGTTCTCGAAGTGGCCGGAAAGCTCCTGCAAGCCCCCTTCTGGAGAAACCAGGGAGATGTTGGGACTCCCCATCTCCTACACCCGTCACCCTGCAAGGGCCTAGAACCCCTCCCTGCCAGGGGATTTCTATTCCTCAGAGCTAGAGGCCCAGACCTCTGTGTAATGAGGCGAAGGGGTTGGTAGGATTGTATCTTTGCCTCTGAATCCTCCTGGGCCTGACTTGAGATGGGACAAAAGAGGTCTGTTAACACATCTCCATTTCTCGGGGATCACACCTCTCGTGTCTTTCCAGGTGCTAGTGCCCAGCAAGGTACAGGAAGCTTTGCTTAAGGAAATCTCACAGCTCCAAGAATAGCACTGAGCTGGACCACCCTACTAGGCCCCTTCCCTAGCTGTATGATGCCGGGCAAGTTGCTTTTCCTCACTGTGCCTTCCCAGAAGTcaaacaggaagcaggagtccccccccgcccccctacACTCTGAGGAATGCGGGAATGACCAAGAGGAAGGACAACCGTGGACAAGCGTGGGTCTGCTGGATGGAGGCAGGAAAGCGAGAGGGGAACAAAACAAGCAGAGTGGGTGGTGGGAAGGAGAGGGAACGGCTGGAATTCTTACCTCCTGACGCTGCAAGCTTGAGGTCATCTGAGCCATCCTCGTATGTGTACAGAGCCctgaggagagggaggatggCTCAGAACTGTCAGGGCCTAGGCAGCCAATTTTGGGTGGGGAAGGCACTAGGGAGGGAGAGTGAAACCAGAGGGGACAGGCAGGGCAGAACAGGACGAGGAGGGGGAAAGCTGTGGTTGTCGGTTGGTCATGACAATAAAGCTAGGCATGGCATCGTTCCGCTGAGCCGGGAGTCCTGGGTCAGATGGCAATCAGGGAACGGTGGGGGAGAAATCGCTGCCTAGTCAGCTCAGCGTCCGGCCCTAGCCCTGGCAGCCCACAACTCAGTGGAGCGGGTGTGCGATGGAGACTCCAAGGCAACGGTTCCTTGGTTACCGTTCCCTGGCGACCATGATTCTCATCCCTCATTGGCCAGAGCCAGGAATCTACCTGGTGCGTGCCTTGGTACCcgctgcccctcccccttttgggagggagaagaatctGGTGCTCAATGCTGGGCATCCCCTGGTAACCATGGCAACCCAGCAATTGGCACAGAAATCAGCCCACCAGAGCTGCATTCTCCTCGAACACAAAGGACCCTGGGGACATCCTCAGACtcaatctctccctctctgagaTGGGGATGAGGTTGCTGTGACCACTCCCCGACTCTGACCCTAAGATCTGGTCTTCTAGCCCTGAGGCAGCCTCTGCCCTCCCTGAAGCCTCCTAGGACTACCATATAGACTGAAGCCGACCAGAAAGCTAAACTAATGACTTCCTTCCTCCCTAGCCTTTTCTGCTCTGTATTTATTCTTGGCAGGCATACTAACGCATCCATTTCATGGAAGGTAATGTAGTTATTCTTCCCTTGAGCCACCCCTCAACCCATCCTGATGCAGGCACCACGCTGGACACACATGAAGAAGAGACTCTTGGTCCCTGAGATTCAGAAGGGCTCAGAACCTTGCTCATCTCCCATTTCCCATCTAAGTCAGGAGGCTGGGGTGTGCGAGAAGATGAAAAAGCAGAGATGGAGGAAaggggggagcagggaggaggaagaaaagaagagggggaagagaacagacaagagacaggagggaagtggaaaaaataaaaaatggaggaggagggaagaaaagaaaaggagcaaaaaaggagaaggaggaggaggagaaggaggagaggaaggaacgAGGGAGGGCTAACCCCATGCCCCAGGGGTTATTGACCCCTGTTAAGGCGACC
Above is a window of Mus musculus strain C57BL/6J chromosome 13, GRCm38.p6 C57BL/6J DNA encoding:
- the Dbn1 gene encoding drebrin isoform X1; its protein translation is MAGVSFSGHRLELLAAYEEVIREESAADWALYTYEDGSDDLKLAASGEGGLQELSGHFENQKVMYGFCSVKDSQAALPKYVLINWVGEDVPDARKCACASHVAKVAEFFQGVDVIVNASSVEDIDAGAIGQRLSNGLARLSSPVLHRLRLREDENAEPVGTTYQKTDAAVEMKRINREQFWEQAKKEEELRKEEERKKALDARLRFEQERMEQERQEQEERERRYREREQQIEEHRRKQQSLEAEEAKRRLKEQSIFGDQRDEEEESQMKKSESEVEEAAAIIAQRPDNPREFFRQQERVASASGGSCDAPAPAPFNHRPGRPYCPFIKASDSGPSSSSSSSSSPPRTPFPYITCHRTPNLSSSLPCSHLDSHRRMAPTPIPTRSPSDSSTASTPIAEQIERALDEVTSSQPPPPPPPPPPTQEAQETTPSLDEELSKEAKVTAAPEVWAGCAAEPPQAQEPPLLQSSPLEDSMCTESPEQAALAAPAEPAASVTSVADVHAADTIETTTATTDTTIANNVTPAAASLIDLWPGNGEEASTLQAEPRVPTPPSGAEASLAEVPLLNEAAQEPLPPVGEGCANLLNFDELPEPPATFCDPEEEVGETLAASQVLTMPSALEEVDQVLEQELEPEPHLLTNGETTQKEGTQQASEGYFSQSQEEEFAQSEEPCAKVPPPVFYNKPPEIDITCWDADPVPEEEEGFEGGD
- the Dbn1 gene encoding drebrin isoform 3 (isoform 3 is encoded by transcript variant 3) translates to MAGVSFSGHRLELLAAYEEVIREESAADWALYTYEDGSDDLKLAASGEGGLQELSGHFENQKVMYGFCSVKDSQAALPKYVLINWVGEDVPDARKCACASHVAKVAEFFQGVDVIVNASSVEDIDAGAIGQRLSNGLARLSSPVLHRLRLREDENAEPVGTTYQKTDAAVEMKRINREQFWEQAKKEEELRKEEERKKALDARLRFEQERMEQERQEQEERERRYREREQQIEEHRRKQQSLEAEEAKRRLKEQSIFGDQRDEEEESQMKKSESEVEEAAAIIAQRPDNPREFFRQQERVASASGGSCDAPAPAPFNHRPGSHLDSHRRMAPTPIPTRSPSDSSTASTPIAEQIERALDEVTSSQPPPPPPPPPPTQEAQETTPSLDEELSKEAKVTAAPEVWAGCAAEPPQAQEPPLLQSSPLEDSMCTESPEQAALAAPAEPAASVTSVADVHAADTIETTTATTDTTIANNVTPAAASLIDLWPGNGEEASTLQAEPRVPTPPSGAEASLAEVPLLNEAAQEPLPPVGEGCANLLNFDELPEPPATFCDPEEEVGETLAASQVLTMPSALEEVDQVLEQELEPEPHLLTNGETTQKEGTQASEGYFSQSQEEEFAQSEEPCAKVPPPVFYNKPPEIDITCWDADPVPEEEEGFEGGD
- the Dbn1 gene encoding drebrin isoform 1 (isoform 1 is encoded by transcript variant 1) codes for the protein MAGVSFSGHRLELLAAYEEVIREESAADWALYTYEDGSDDLKLAASGEGGLQELSGHFENQKVMYGFCSVKDSQAALPKYVLINWVGEDVPDARKCACASHVAKVAEFFQGVDVIVNASSVEDIDAGAIGQRLSNGLARLSSPVLHRLRLREDENAEPVGTTYQKTDAAVEMKRINREQFWEQAKKEEELRKEEERKKALDARLRFEQERMEQERQEQEERERRYREREQQIEEHRRKQQSLEAEEAKRRLKEQSIFGDQRDEEEESQMKKSESEVEEAAAIIAQRPDNPREFFRQQERVASASGGSCDAPAPAPFNHRPGRPYCPFIKASDSGPSSSSSSSSSPPRTPFPYITCHRTPNLSSSLPCSHLDSHRRMAPTPIPTRSPSDSSTASTPIAEQIERALDEVTSSQPPPPPPPPPPTQEAQETTPSLDEELSKEAKVTAAPEVWAGCAAEPPQAQEPPLLQSSPLEDSMCTESPEQAALAAPAEPAASVTSVADVHAADTIETTTATTDTTIANNVTPAAASLIDLWPGNGEEASTLQAEPRVPTPPSGAEASLAEVPLLNEAAQEPLPPVGEGCANLLNFDELPEPPATFCDPEEEVGETLAASQVLTMPSALEEVDQVLEQELEPEPHLLTNGETTQKEGTQASEGYFSQSQEEEFAQSEEPCAKVPPPVFYNKPPEIDITCWDADPVPEEEEGFEGGD
- the Dbn1 gene encoding drebrin isoform 2 (isoform 2 is encoded by transcript variant 2), with amino-acid sequence MAGVSFSGHRLELLAAYEEVIREESAADWALYTYEDGSDDLKLAASGEGGLQELSGHFENQKVMYGFCSVKDSQAALPKYVLINWVGEDVPDARKCACASHVAKVAEFFQGVDVIVNASSVEDIDAGAIGQRLSNGLARLSSPVLHRLRLREDENAEPVGTTYQKTDAAVEMKRINREQFWEQAKKEEELRKEEERKKALDARLRFEQERMEQERQEQEERERRYREREQQIEEHRRKQQSLEAEEAKRRLKEQSIFGDQRDEEEESQMKKSESEVEEAAAIIAQRPDNPREFFRQQERVASASGGSCDAPAPAPFNHRPGSHLDSHRRMAPTPIPTRSPSDSSTASTPIAEQIERALDEVTSSQPPPPPPPPPPTQEAQETTPSLDEELSKEAKVTAAPEVWAGCAAEPPQAQEPPLLQSSPLEDSMCTESPEQAALAAPAEPAASVTSVADVHAADTIETTTATTDTTIANNVTPAAASLIDLWPGNGEEASTLQAEPRVPTPPSGAEASLAEVPLLNEAAQEPLPPVGEGCANLLNFDELPEPPATFCDPEEEVGETLAASQVLTMPSALEEVDQVLEQELEPEPHLLTNGETTQKEGTQQASEGYFSQSQEEEFAQSEEPCAKVPPPVFYNKPPEIDITCWDADPVPEEEEGFEGGD